One Streptomyces sp. R28 DNA window includes the following coding sequences:
- a CDS encoding SapB/AmfS family lanthipeptide codes for MALLDLQAMESEELTGGGGASTLSLLSCVSAASLTLCL; via the coding sequence ATGGCACTTCTCGACCTGCAGGCGATGGAGTCCGAGGAGCTCACCGGCGGCGGTGGCGCGAGCACGCTCAGCCTGCTGTCCTGCGTCAGCGCGGCGAGCCTCACGCTCTGTCTCTGA
- a CDS encoding PaaI family thioesterase codes for MTMTTAEADKILSANFAPWVLRLGLSVEAVEDRRAILRMPWSDGLAREGGALSGQALMAAADTATVIAVSAARGAYGPMTTVQQSTSFQRAVVGSDVLIEAVVTKLGRRMAFADITMTTEESAEIAARASTVYALLG; via the coding sequence ATGACGATGACCACCGCCGAAGCCGACAAGATCCTCTCCGCCAACTTCGCCCCCTGGGTCCTTCGCCTGGGACTGTCGGTCGAAGCGGTGGAAGATCGCCGCGCGATCCTGCGCATGCCCTGGTCGGACGGGCTCGCCCGAGAGGGCGGCGCACTGTCGGGGCAGGCGCTGATGGCCGCCGCCGACACCGCCACCGTGATCGCCGTGTCGGCGGCGCGCGGGGCGTACGGACCGATGACGACGGTGCAGCAGTCGACGTCTTTCCAGCGCGCGGTGGTCGGTTCGGATGTCCTGATCGAAGCGGTCGTGACCAAGCTGGGCCGCCGTATGGCGTTCGCCGACATCACGATGACGACCGAGGAGTCGGCAGAAATCGCCGCCCGGGCGAGCACGGTGTACGCACTATTGGGCTGA
- the lanKC gene encoding class III lanthionine synthetase LanKC, whose protein sequence is MDKRYEVYALADRHFYETPERMSAGTPGTGLGYETARREVPEGWDAARIGDWLTLTPLGADGAPVPGPAQGWKIHASATRDNAERIAAIVWDYCVPRRIPFKFVPGPHLLHLRNTKYAARDTSGKFVTIYPADEEQLHVVLRELGNLLEGFEGPYILTDLRWHEGPLYVRYGAFARSFVVDERGSLVPAVVDGEGKRVPDRRAPSFQVPEWVTLPAFLEPHLAARNTTTVGDLPYRIEKALHFSNGGGVYSGTDTRDGRKVVLKEGRPYAGLAADGADAIARLEREKAALEQVAGTGVVPQVRDWFTLGDHRFLVMDFLEGRPLNSFFAERHPLLTPDPDPKAVAEYTAWAVRIHGAVERAVEAVHARGIAFNDLHVFNIMVGPDEESVSLLDFEAAAPISEQGRQVVAHPGFFAPPDRTGADVDRYALACLRLALFLPVTTLFVVDRGKAAHLAEVIARQFPDVPPEFLDEAVAEITRGSTAPTPAFVEPGDWPYSRDSMVKALLASATPERDDRLFPGDITQFNDGGGLGLAHGAAGVLYALDAVGAERYEEGERWLLARTAPPPTGTPLGLYDGLAGVAHVLDRLGHRQRALDLVEGILAERWQNLSSDLHGGLAGLGLVLGELARTTGESELGDRAAEAADILVRRLAQPLPDTPKRRRAGLLRGASGPALFLLRQYERTHEPLLLKAAEVALRRDLDCCMTHPTGSLEVDEGWRTLPYLGDGSAGIGMVLDDFLAHGADSEGEFERARAGILTAATSRFYVQPGLFQGRAGMILHLARTDAPGASKERLAEQIDGLGWFSMDYQGQLAFPGHQMMRLSMDLSTGTAGCLLALGAALDTPDTAHLPFLPPLGRPHIRGSAI, encoded by the coding sequence ATGGACAAGCGGTACGAGGTGTACGCGCTCGCCGACCGGCACTTCTACGAGACGCCTGAACGCATGTCGGCAGGGACGCCGGGCACCGGGCTCGGCTACGAGACGGCACGGCGCGAGGTGCCGGAGGGCTGGGACGCGGCGCGGATCGGCGACTGGCTGACGCTCACGCCGCTCGGCGCGGACGGGGCGCCGGTGCCCGGTCCGGCCCAGGGCTGGAAGATCCACGCCTCGGCCACCCGGGACAACGCGGAGCGGATCGCCGCGATCGTGTGGGACTACTGCGTGCCCCGGCGCATCCCGTTCAAGTTCGTGCCCGGCCCGCATCTGCTGCATCTGCGCAACACCAAGTACGCCGCCCGTGACACCAGCGGCAAGTTCGTCACGATCTACCCGGCCGACGAGGAGCAGCTGCACGTCGTGCTGCGCGAGCTCGGCAACCTCCTGGAGGGCTTCGAGGGGCCGTACATCCTCACCGACCTGCGGTGGCACGAGGGCCCGCTCTACGTCCGCTACGGCGCTTTCGCGCGCTCCTTCGTCGTCGACGAGCGCGGCTCGCTCGTGCCGGCCGTGGTGGACGGCGAGGGCAAGCGGGTGCCGGACCGGCGGGCGCCGTCCTTCCAGGTGCCGGAGTGGGTGACGCTGCCGGCCTTCCTGGAGCCGCATCTGGCGGCGCGCAACACCACGACGGTGGGCGACCTGCCGTACCGCATCGAGAAGGCGCTGCACTTCTCCAACGGCGGCGGGGTGTACTCGGGCACCGACACCCGGGACGGGCGCAAGGTCGTGCTGAAGGAGGGGCGGCCGTACGCGGGGCTGGCCGCCGACGGGGCGGACGCGATCGCGCGCCTGGAGCGGGAGAAGGCCGCGCTGGAGCAGGTGGCGGGGACGGGCGTGGTGCCCCAGGTGCGGGACTGGTTCACGCTCGGCGACCACCGGTTCCTGGTCATGGACTTTCTGGAGGGGCGCCCGCTGAACTCGTTCTTCGCCGAGCGGCATCCGCTGCTCACCCCGGATCCCGACCCGAAGGCGGTGGCCGAGTACACGGCGTGGGCGGTGCGCATCCACGGGGCGGTGGAGCGGGCCGTGGAGGCGGTGCACGCGCGCGGGATCGCCTTCAACGACCTGCACGTCTTCAACATCATGGTCGGCCCCGACGAGGAGTCGGTGTCCCTGCTCGACTTCGAGGCGGCGGCGCCGATCTCCGAGCAGGGCCGGCAGGTGGTCGCCCATCCCGGCTTCTTCGCCCCGCCGGACCGCACCGGCGCCGACGTCGACCGCTACGCGCTGGCCTGTCTGCGGCTCGCCCTGTTCCTGCCGGTGACCACCCTGTTCGTGGTCGACCGGGGGAAGGCGGCCCACCTCGCGGAGGTGATCGCCCGTCAGTTCCCGGACGTGCCCCCGGAGTTCCTGGACGAGGCGGTCGCGGAGATCACACGGGGCAGCACGGCGCCGACACCGGCTTTCGTGGAGCCCGGGGACTGGCCGTACAGCCGCGACTCCATGGTCAAGGCGCTGCTCGCCTCGGCGACCCCGGAGCGCGACGACCGGCTCTTCCCCGGCGACATCACCCAGTTCAACGACGGCGGCGGCCTCGGGCTGGCGCACGGCGCGGCCGGGGTGCTGTACGCACTGGACGCGGTGGGCGCCGAGCGGTACGAGGAGGGCGAGCGCTGGCTCCTGGCCCGTACCGCACCGCCGCCGACGGGCACGCCGCTGGGTCTGTACGACGGTCTCGCGGGCGTCGCCCACGTCCTGGACCGGCTCGGCCACCGGCAGCGCGCCCTCGACCTGGTCGAGGGGATCCTCGCGGAACGGTGGCAGAACCTCTCCTCCGACCTGCACGGCGGACTGGCCGGACTCGGGCTGGTGCTCGGCGAACTGGCCCGCACGACCGGCGAGTCGGAGCTCGGGGACCGTGCCGCGGAGGCCGCCGACATCCTCGTACGACGACTCGCGCAGCCCCTTCCGGACACCCCGAAGCGACGCCGTGCCGGGCTGCTGCGAGGGGCGAGCGGACCCGCGCTCTTCCTGCTGCGGCAGTACGAACGGACCCATGAGCCACTGCTGTTGAAGGCCGCCGAAGTGGCGCTGCGCCGGGACCTGGACTGCTGTATGACGCACCCGACCGGCTCGCTGGAGGTCGACGAGGGCTGGCGGACGCTGCCGTACCTCGGTGACGGGAGCGCGGGCATCGGGATGGTCCTGGACGACTTCCTCGCCCATGGCGCCGACTCCGAGGGCGAGTTCGAGCGGGCGCGCGCCGGAATCCTGACCGCCGCGACCAGCCGCTTCTACGTACAGCCCGGTCTGTTCCAGGGCCGCGCCGGGATGATCCTGCACCTCGCGCGCACGGACGCGCCCGGCGCGAGCAAGGAGCGGCTCGCCGAACAGATCGACGGGCTCGGCTGGTTCTCGATGGACTACCAGGGCCAACTGGCCTTCCCCGGCCACCAGATGATGCGGCTGTCGATGGACCTGAGCACCGGAACGGCAGGGTGCCTGCTCGCGCTCGGCGCGGCCCTCGACACCCCGGACACCGCTCACCTGCCGTTCCTGCCGCCGCTCGGGCGGCCCCACATACGCGGTTCCGCGATTTGA
- a CDS encoding HlyD family efflux transporter periplasmic adaptor subunit has product MQFRQQALAKLQSPEELDLPVRFARPQGWLVLSVTVVVMAAASVWAMTGSVTSTVGAPAILTHGQGSYILQSPVAGQVTAVLAEQGQRLPANSPVLKVRTAKGDTVVRTVAAGRVTALAATIGQIISTGANVAAVEKVAHTKDALYATVYVPAENAASIPDKAAVDLTVSSVPTQEYGVLRGHVKSVDRSAQSAQQIAAFLGDNQLGEQFTKDGRPVAVLVKLDKESSTKSGYKWSSADGPPFSLTSMTIADASIRLADQRPVDWLLP; this is encoded by the coding sequence GTGCAGTTCCGCCAACAGGCCCTCGCCAAGCTCCAGTCACCGGAGGAGCTCGACCTTCCGGTGCGCTTCGCCCGCCCCCAGGGCTGGCTGGTGCTGTCCGTGACGGTGGTCGTCATGGCCGCCGCGTCCGTGTGGGCCATGACCGGCTCGGTCACGTCCACGGTCGGCGCGCCCGCCATCCTCACCCACGGGCAGGGCAGCTACATCCTGCAGAGTCCGGTCGCCGGCCAGGTCACCGCGGTCCTCGCCGAACAGGGCCAACGGCTCCCGGCGAACTCCCCCGTACTGAAGGTCCGTACGGCCAAGGGCGACACGGTCGTCCGTACGGTCGCCGCGGGCCGGGTCACCGCGCTCGCCGCCACCATCGGGCAGATCATCTCCACCGGCGCGAACGTCGCCGCCGTGGAGAAGGTCGCCCACACCAAGGACGCGCTGTACGCCACGGTGTACGTGCCCGCCGAGAACGCCGCCTCGATCCCCGACAAGGCCGCCGTGGACCTCACCGTCTCCTCGGTTCCCACCCAGGAGTACGGCGTCCTGCGCGGCCATGTGAAGTCGGTGGACCGCTCCGCGCAGTCGGCGCAGCAGATCGCCGCGTTCCTCGGGGACAACCAGCTGGGCGAGCAGTTCACCAAGGACGGCAGGCCGGTGGCCGTACTGGTGAAGCTGGACAAGGAGTCCAGCACCAAGAGCGGTTACAAGTGGTCGTCCGCCGACGGGCCGCCGTTCTCCCTCACCTCCAT
- a CDS encoding ABC transporter ATP-binding protein: MTPANRTLPGPLGPAPARCLVLCLVSTAATGAGLLLPAALGHTLDLLLSHSPATRWVLYCTAIIVLLALLDACETVLGGTVDARTTAWLRRRLTGHVLAVGPRAGARFGPGDLVARLVGNAAQAGTAPTARAALLAALAGPVGGVVALALIDPWLAAVLLAGAPVLALLLRAFARDTRECVTRYQQVQGRMARALSEAVGGHRTIEAAGTADRETARILRPLPELSDAGHRMWQVQGRAAGRSVAVAPLLQLGVVAVAGVLLARHRLTVGEVLAASRYAVLAAGVGVLVGHLAGLARARAATARLDEVLAEPAPGYGDRSLPPGPGRLELRGVTARRGGRAVLDGVDLVVPGGTTLAVVGRSGGGKSLLAAVAGRLAEPDAGEVLLDGVPLRELTHDALRRAVGHAFERPALLGGTVEEEIGLALSSPTPDRVREAARTAHADDFVRRLPQGYATAVADAPRSGGESQRLGLARAFAHGGRLLILDDALSSLDTVTEARITAALANGGPHGGTRLLIAHRAATAARADAVAWLDGGRVRAVGPHERLWQIPEYRAVFADGADGERP, from the coding sequence ATGACACCAGCCAACCGGACGCTCCCCGGGCCGCTCGGCCCGGCCCCCGCCCGCTGTCTGGTCCTGTGCCTGGTGAGCACGGCCGCCACCGGCGCCGGTCTGCTGCTGCCCGCCGCGCTGGGGCACACCCTGGACCTGCTGCTCTCCCACTCCCCGGCGACCCGCTGGGTGCTGTACTGCACCGCGATCATCGTGCTGCTCGCCCTGCTCGACGCCTGCGAGACGGTGCTCGGCGGCACGGTGGACGCCCGCACCACCGCCTGGCTGCGCCGACGTCTGACCGGGCATGTCCTGGCCGTCGGCCCACGCGCAGGCGCCCGCTTCGGACCCGGCGACCTAGTCGCGCGTCTCGTCGGCAACGCCGCCCAGGCCGGCACGGCACCGACCGCGCGGGCCGCTCTGCTCGCCGCGCTCGCCGGACCGGTGGGGGGCGTGGTGGCCCTCGCTCTGATCGACCCGTGGCTCGCCGCCGTGCTGCTGGCCGGGGCACCGGTGCTGGCCCTTCTGCTGCGCGCCTTCGCCCGCGACACCAGGGAATGCGTGACGCGCTACCAGCAGGTGCAGGGGCGGATGGCGCGGGCACTCTCGGAAGCCGTCGGCGGCCACCGCACGATCGAGGCGGCGGGTACGGCCGACCGGGAGACGGCACGGATCCTGCGGCCGTTGCCCGAACTGTCCGACGCCGGGCACCGCATGTGGCAGGTGCAGGGGCGGGCCGCGGGCCGGTCCGTGGCGGTGGCCCCGCTGCTCCAACTCGGCGTCGTCGCCGTGGCCGGGGTCCTGCTCGCCCGGCACCGGCTGACCGTGGGCGAGGTGCTCGCGGCCTCCCGGTACGCGGTCCTCGCCGCCGGCGTCGGCGTCCTCGTCGGTCATCTCGCGGGCCTGGCCCGGGCCCGGGCGGCGACCGCCCGCCTCGACGAGGTGCTCGCCGAACCGGCTCCCGGCTACGGCGACCGCTCGCTTCCGCCCGGTCCGGGCCGGCTGGAACTGCGCGGGGTGACCGCCCGGCGCGGTGGGCGTGCCGTGCTCGACGGAGTCGACCTCGTGGTGCCCGGCGGGACCACGCTGGCCGTCGTGGGGCGGTCGGGCGGGGGCAAGTCGCTGCTCGCCGCGGTCGCCGGACGGCTGGCCGAGCCGGACGCGGGAGAGGTGCTCCTCGACGGGGTGCCGCTACGTGAACTCACCCACGACGCGCTGCGCCGGGCCGTCGGCCACGCCTTCGAGCGCCCCGCCCTGCTGGGCGGCACGGTCGAGGAGGAGATCGGCCTCGCCCTCTCCTCCCCCACCCCCGACCGCGTCCGGGAGGCGGCCCGTACGGCCCACGCGGACGACTTCGTACGACGTCTGCCCCAGGGTTACGCCACCGCCGTCGCCGACGCCCCGCGCTCCGGCGGGGAGTCCCAACGCCTCGGCCTCGCCCGGGCGTTCGCCCACGGCGGCCGCCTACTGATTCTCGACGACGCCCTCTCCAGCCTCGACACGGTGACCGAGGCCCGCATCACCGCGGCCCTGGCGAACGGCGGCCCGCACGGCGGCACCCGCCTCCTGATCGCCCACCGCGCCGCGACGGCCGCCCGCGCGGACGCCGTGGCCTGGCTGGACGGGGGCCGGGTGCGGGCGGTGGGACCACACGAGCGGCTGTGGCAGATCCCCGAGTACCGGGCGGTGTTCGCGGACGGCGCGGACGGGGAGCGGCCATGA
- a CDS encoding SpoIIE family protein phosphatase translates to MVGVSDGQTSAQAPAAARTRVGRPLLSLALASMMDEVHAHSGAVYLLAADEPVLEMAVMAGLPRAFAAPWERVGLSAPIPVAEAVRERRLVWVGGEEDMAARYPRIAVVLPYPFALAALPVATETTVYGAIFVTWPGSHPPEMSERDREHLAAACRRLAVRLERAKEDSRPPLPEPDLLAGPAFGGAAGTLGSVEAARMVSRLPYGLCSLDLHGRISFANPAAAELIGVPANRLLGNQLWASVPWLNDPVYEDRYRAALMSQHSTSFVALRPPGDWLSFRMYPSTTGLSVRISRARAVAEMGRGGPQPDDAPARLVTISQVLSLAGALTQAAGVQDVVQLVADEIVPAVGSQALVVLGSGAGRLHVLGHRGYPDPQIVERFDGMPLTEQTPGTHALSTGVPAFFESQEQLERLYPLRHATPDGFAAWAYLPLIASGRPVGTCVLAYADPHPFPADERAVLTSLGGLIAQALERAQLYDAKNQLAHGLQAALLPHSLPTLPGVEAAARYLPAMQGMEIGGDFYDLVPTEQGLTAAVIGDVQGHNVTAAGLMGQIRTAVRAYTTVGQAPEEVMRSTNRLLLDLGSDLFASCLYLRLDPEHGRAVMARAGHPPPLLRRPDGRVRVLDLAGGPLLGIDGSPTYPTTEVDLTPGCVLVLYTDGLIESPGVDIEDALADLGQVLTESGERPLDELADLLIQHAASVRERVDDVALLLLRARG, encoded by the coding sequence GTGGTCGGCGTGTCCGACGGGCAGACGTCCGCCCAGGCGCCGGCGGCCGCGAGGACGCGGGTCGGCCGGCCGCTGCTGTCGCTGGCGCTGGCCTCGATGATGGACGAGGTGCACGCGCACTCCGGTGCCGTGTACCTGCTGGCGGCCGACGAGCCCGTGCTGGAGATGGCGGTGATGGCGGGGCTGCCACGGGCGTTCGCGGCGCCGTGGGAACGGGTCGGGCTGAGCGCGCCGATCCCCGTCGCGGAGGCGGTGCGTGAGCGGCGCCTGGTGTGGGTCGGGGGCGAGGAGGACATGGCGGCCCGGTATCCGCGTATCGCCGTCGTGCTGCCCTATCCCTTCGCGCTGGCCGCGCTGCCCGTGGCCACCGAGACCACCGTCTACGGCGCGATCTTCGTGACCTGGCCCGGTTCGCATCCCCCGGAGATGTCGGAGCGGGATCGGGAACATCTGGCCGCGGCCTGCCGTCGGCTCGCGGTGCGGCTGGAGCGCGCCAAGGAGGACAGCCGCCCGCCGCTCCCCGAGCCCGATCTGCTCGCCGGCCCGGCGTTCGGCGGCGCGGCCGGCACACTCGGCTCGGTGGAGGCGGCCCGGATGGTCTCCCGGCTGCCGTACGGGCTGTGCTCGCTCGATCTGCACGGCCGGATCAGCTTCGCGAACCCGGCGGCGGCCGAGCTGATCGGCGTCCCGGCCAACCGGCTGCTCGGCAACCAGCTGTGGGCCTCGGTGCCCTGGCTCAACGACCCCGTGTACGAGGATCGTTACCGGGCCGCGCTGATGAGCCAGCACAGCACGTCGTTCGTGGCGCTGCGCCCACCCGGCGACTGGCTGTCCTTCCGCATGTATCCGAGCACGACCGGCCTGAGCGTGCGGATCAGCAGGGCGCGCGCGGTGGCCGAGATGGGTCGTGGCGGACCACAGCCCGACGATGCGCCGGCCCGGCTGGTGACCATCTCCCAGGTGCTGAGCCTGGCCGGTGCGCTCACCCAGGCGGCGGGTGTGCAGGACGTGGTGCAACTGGTCGCGGACGAGATCGTGCCGGCCGTCGGCAGCCAGGCCCTGGTGGTCCTGGGCTCGGGGGCGGGCCGGCTGCATGTGCTCGGCCACCGCGGCTATCCGGATCCGCAGATCGTGGAGCGGTTCGACGGCATGCCGCTGACCGAGCAGACTCCGGGCACGCACGCCCTGAGCACCGGGGTGCCCGCGTTCTTCGAGTCCCAGGAGCAGTTGGAGCGTCTGTATCCGCTGCGGCACGCGACTCCCGACGGCTTCGCGGCCTGGGCGTATCTGCCGTTGATCGCCTCCGGCCGGCCGGTCGGCACCTGTGTGCTCGCCTACGCCGACCCGCATCCGTTCCCGGCGGACGAACGGGCGGTCCTGACCAGTCTGGGCGGGCTGATCGCGCAGGCCCTGGAGCGGGCCCAGCTCTATGACGCCAAGAACCAGTTGGCGCACGGGCTGCAGGCCGCCCTGCTCCCCCACTCGCTGCCGACGCTGCCCGGCGTCGAAGCGGCCGCGCGCTATCTGCCCGCCATGCAGGGCATGGAGATCGGCGGCGACTTCTACGACCTGGTGCCTACCGAGCAGGGCCTGACGGCGGCGGTGATCGGGGACGTGCAGGGCCACAACGTCACCGCGGCCGGCCTGATGGGCCAGATCCGCACCGCCGTACGCGCGTACACGACCGTCGGTCAGGCGCCCGAGGAGGTCATGCGCAGCACCAACCGGCTGCTGCTCGACCTCGGTTCCGACCTGTTCGCCAGCTGCCTGTACCTGCGGCTCGACCCGGAACACGGGCGGGCGGTGATGGCCCGCGCCGGGCATCCGCCGCCGCTGCTGAGACGGCCGGACGGACGGGTGCGGGTGCTCGACCTCGCCGGTGGCCCGCTGCTGGGCATCGACGGCTCGCCCACGTATCCGACGACGGAGGTCGACCTCACGCCCGGCTGTGTGCTCGTCCTCTACACCGACGGACTGATCGAGTCTCCCGGCGTCGACATCGAGGACGCGCTCGCCGATCTCGGCCAGGTGCTCACGGAGTCCGGGGAACGGCCCCTGGACGAACTGGCCGATCTGCTCATCCAGCATGCCGCGTCGGTGCGGGAACGTGTCGACGACGTGGCGCTGCTGCTGTTGCGGGCACGGGGCTGA
- a CDS encoding S1 family peptidase — MSHKRIPKRKAAIAAGGVVALGAAAILLPNANASQDGASNDAAAPKTLKAADASDLASQLAGLLGDAFAGSYYDTESKQLVVNVVPGDNNNVVVQAEKAGAKVREGENSLTELASGAQTLKSEATIPGTAWAVDPRTNKILVTADSTVTGDNWDQLESTVESLGSGMATVKKSAGTFKTFLSGGDAIFAGGSRCSAGFNVTAGDGTPAFLTAGHCGVAAEQWSDAEGGQPIATVDQATFPGDGDFALVKYDDPATEAPSEVNVGDQTVPISQAADAEVGLQVLRMGSTTGLNDGQVTGLDATVNYPEGTVTGLIQTDVCAEPGDSGGSLFTQDGLAIGLTSGGSGDCTAGGETFFQPVTTALEAVGATLGGDAAGGAGAGDGAGGEEAGAGEEAGAGEEAGAGEEAGGEEAGAGEEAGAGEEAGAGEEVGNGNADGTGNGLGEIVGNGVGN; from the coding sequence TTGAGTCACAAGCGAATTCCGAAGCGCAAGGCCGCGATAGCCGCGGGCGGCGTGGTGGCGCTCGGAGCGGCCGCGATCCTGCTGCCCAACGCCAACGCGTCCCAGGACGGCGCGTCGAACGACGCCGCCGCCCCCAAGACCCTGAAGGCGGCGGACGCGTCGGATCTCGCCTCGCAGCTCGCGGGACTGCTCGGCGACGCCTTCGCCGGCTCGTACTACGACACCGAGAGCAAGCAGCTCGTCGTCAACGTCGTCCCCGGCGACAACAACAACGTGGTCGTCCAGGCGGAGAAGGCGGGCGCGAAGGTCCGCGAGGGCGAGAACAGCCTGACCGAGCTCGCGTCCGGCGCGCAGACCCTGAAGTCCGAGGCGACCATCCCGGGTACGGCCTGGGCGGTCGACCCCAGAACGAACAAGATCCTCGTCACCGCAGACAGCACCGTCACCGGCGACAACTGGGACCAGCTGGAGTCGACCGTCGAGAGCCTCGGCTCCGGCATGGCGACCGTCAAGAAGTCGGCCGGCACCTTCAAGACCTTCCTCTCCGGTGGCGACGCCATCTTCGCCGGCGGGTCACGTTGCTCCGCGGGCTTCAACGTCACCGCGGGCGACGGCACCCCCGCCTTCCTGACCGCCGGACACTGCGGGGTCGCGGCCGAGCAGTGGTCGGACGCCGAGGGCGGTCAGCCGATCGCCACCGTCGACCAGGCCACCTTCCCCGGCGACGGCGACTTCGCGCTCGTCAAGTACGACGACCCGGCGACCGAGGCCCCGAGCGAGGTCAACGTAGGCGACCAGACCGTCCCGATCAGCCAGGCCGCGGACGCCGAGGTCGGTCTCCAGGTCCTCCGGATGGGCAGCACCACCGGCCTGAACGACGGCCAGGTCACAGGGCTCGACGCCACGGTGAACTACCCGGAGGGCACGGTCACCGGGCTCATCCAGACCGACGTCTGCGCCGAGCCCGGCGACAGCGGCGGCTCCCTGTTCACCCAGGACGGCCTGGCGATCGGCCTCACCTCCGGCGGCAGCGGTGACTGCACCGCCGGCGGCGAGACGTTCTTCCAGCCGGTGACCACCGCCCTGGAAGCGGTCGGCGCGACCCTCGGCGGCGACGCCGCGGGCGGCGCGGGCGCCGGTGATGGGGCCGGCGGCGAGGAGGCCGGTGCCGGCGAGGAAGCGGGCGCTGGTGAAGAGGCCGGAGCCGGTGAGGAGGCCGGCGGTGAAGAAGCCGGGGCTGGTGAAGAAGCCGGGGCTGGTGAAGAAGCCGGGGCCGGTGAAGAGGTCGGCAACGGCAACGCCGACGGCACGGGCAACGGCCTCGGCGAGATCGTCGGCAACGGCGTAGGGAACTGA
- a CDS encoding LuxR C-terminal-related transcriptional regulator translates to MIRVLLVHDACLVRSVLAEWLRREPDLGVFDSSWQSAPGRLRSVRPHVCAADLDCSDAYGIPPLGDLCAREPGRTPPRLLVLASANRPGLLKRAAEAGALGYVDKESSPEQLVDGIRRVSEGKRFVDDSLGFGFLKAAEMPLTRRELSVLSLAAEGASVAEIAGSLHLSHGTVRNYMAAITRKTGARNRIDAIRISQGEGWL, encoded by the coding sequence GTGATCCGGGTGCTTCTGGTGCACGACGCATGTCTGGTCAGATCGGTCCTGGCGGAGTGGCTGCGCCGGGAACCGGACCTCGGGGTGTTCGACTCCTCGTGGCAGAGCGCGCCCGGCCGTCTGCGATCCGTGCGTCCGCACGTCTGCGCGGCCGACCTCGACTGCTCCGACGCCTACGGCATCCCGCCGCTGGGCGACCTCTGCGCACGTGAGCCGGGCCGGACACCGCCCCGGCTCCTCGTGCTGGCCAGCGCCAACAGACCGGGCCTGCTGAAGCGGGCCGCCGAGGCCGGGGCGCTCGGCTACGTGGACAAGGAGAGCTCGCCCGAGCAACTCGTGGACGGGATCCGGCGCGTCTCCGAGGGAAAACGTTTCGTCGATGACTCGCTGGGCTTCGGTTTCCTCAAGGCCGCCGAGATGCCGCTGACGCGGCGGGAGCTCAGCGTGTTATCCCTCGCCGCCGAGGGGGCCTCGGTGGCGGAGATCGCGGGGAGCCTGCATCTGTCCCACGGGACGGTGCGCAACTACATGGCCGCCATCACCCGCAAGACCGGTGCCCGCAATCGCATCGACGCGATCCGGATCTCGCAGGGCGAGGGCTGGCTCTGA